From the Thermoanaerobaculia bacterium genome, the window CTCGCGATGACGAAGGAAGACGACGAGGCGCGGCGAGACGGGTTGGAAGACGGGTCCGGGCGACCCGCCGGCGGGCAAGGCGTACCGAGAGCGTACGTTGCGCCCGGCGGCGGGTCGCCCGGATCCGTATAACGACCCGTATCGTCCGCGCCTGCCATCATCTACCAGGTGTCGTACGTGGTGCCGTCCAGGGCCTTCGCCTTCGACCCCGAATGCACGTCCATGATCCCGGGCGTCGGCGGCTCCTCCGACGTTCCTTCGTCCTCGGGCGTGGGTTCGAGCTCCGTCTGCCACGTGTCGGCGGACTTCGTGATCGGGTCGATCGGGATCTTCCGCAGGTAGCCTTCCGTCACGAGCGTCGGGAGATCGGGCGGGTAGTGCCCCTTGTCGCCGTGGAACTCGTCGAGCGACTCGCGGAACGTGAAGAGGTCCTCGCGGAGCGCGGCCTCCCGCCCTTTCTGGGGCGCGTTCTTGAGCGCCGGCACCGCGATCGCCGCGAGGATGCCGATGATGGTCATCACGACGAGCAGCTCGAGCAGGGTGAATCCGCGATCCGATCGGGCGGCCTTGGTCTCGCCTTTCGCCGGGTGCGACCTACGTATCCCTCTCATACCCGCGAAAGGGGGTATCCAGCGCGCTCTCATCGGCAGGCTGGGTCCCCGCTTTCGCGGGGACGACCGCTTCGCGGTCGCCTCACAACCGCCGGCCGGCCGGTCCCGCGCGTCTGCCGTCGCACGAGCGCGCTCGGCGATCGACGCGCACGGCGCTATTGCGCCGGCCGCGATGCAGCCGATCCGCCGGCTTACGACGGATCGCGCGGGAGACGGCTCGCGTCTGGCCGCGCCCGGACCGTTTTCCCCGTGGGATCGGTGCGAGGTGTTCAACAGCCGGTCAACCGTGTATGGAAATGCGCTCATCTCGTCACCAATCCTTGTAGTACGACTTGTCGATCGCGCGATCGCCCGAGAGCGAATAAACGTCGTACACGTCCTGACCTCCCCAGCTCGTCGCGTCGGCGTCGTCCTGGAGCGACCGCAGACCCCACTCGGCCTTCCCCGTCATCGGATCGACCGGCACCTTGCGCATGAATTTCAGCTTCTTGTGGATCTGGCCGATCTGGTCCACGCCTTCGACCATCACGTCGAGCGTCTTCGGGTATCCCTCGGTTCCGAGATCGACCGGGAGCAGCCCGGCGTCGGAGTACTGCTTGTACTTGTCGATCGCGTTCCTCATCATCCGAAGGTCGTAGCGGAGCTCGACCTCCTTCTGGCGCTTCGTCGCGTAGCGCGAGACGGGGATGACCATCGCCGTCAGGATCATGATGAGGGCGCAGACGATCGTGAGCTCCACCATCGTAAAGCCTGCGCGGCGATGCACCGAGCCGGACGGGCGCGTGCCGCCTGCCGCCGGCACGACGTACGCTCCCCGGTACGCCATAGCCGCCGGCCGGCGACCCGCATCCCGGCGGGCTCGCGCCTCGCCGCGCTTCATCGTTGAGTCAACTGACATCGATCGTCCTGTGATCTTCCTTGGGCGGGCGCGGCGACTCGTCGCGCCGAAGCTCTCCCGAGCCTCCGCGCAGGATGGGCGCGGCGATGCATCGAGCCGGCCGGGCGCGTACCGCCGGCCGCCGGCACGACGTACGCTCCCCGGTACGCCTTAGCCGCCGGCCGGCGGCCCGCATCCCGGCGGGCTCGCGCCTCGCCGCGCCTCATCGTTGAGTCAACTGACATCGATCGTCCTGTGATCTTCCTTGGGCGGGCGCGGCGACTCGTCGCGCCGAAGCTCTCCCGAGCCTCCGCGCAGGATGGGCGAAGGCGGATGCATCGAGCCGGCCGGGCGCCGGTACCGCCTGGCGTCCCGCAGCTTTCCGCGGCGCATGGTTCGACCGTGCTCCAGAGGAACTGGGATGTTCAAAGAAGGACGATCAGGCGTGGCGAGGCGCGAGCGAGACGGGATGCGGGGCGCCCGCGGCGACCGGAGGCGTACTGCATGCAGTACGTCGCAGTGAGACGCGGGGGTCACGCGCCCGTATTCGCTCGATGCATCGCCGCGCTTGCCGTTCATTTCACCTCGACATCGACGGGATTCGACGAGACGATCGCCGGCCCGCCCGAAGCGAGCGTGAGCGCCGTCGCGTCGAGCGAGACGGAAGCGGTCCCGGGCGCCACGCCCTTGAGCGTCAGGCGAGCGATGGCGTGAGCCCCGGTCAGCGCGCCGCTGCCCGGCAGCGTCAGCGCCAGGCGGCTCGCCGAGACGGGCTCGACGCTTCCGCCGTTCAACGGCTCGACGTTTTCGACCTGAAGGACGGCGGGATCGAAGTCGATACCGAGCTTCGAGGCGGCGACGCCCTCGGTGCCGGAAGCGACGAGGAGCACCGTCTGCTGCTGTCCGGGCGAAAGAGAAAGCGCCGGAGGATCGAAGGCGAACTGGGTGCCGGAGACGATCGTCGCGGTCTGAAGTGCCTCCGCCGTTCCTGCGGCGGATGAGGTCTCCGCCGTCGACCCGGCGGCCGCGGGCGACGGCGTCGCGGTCGGATCCGAGGGCGTGGAGGCGTCGGCCGCCGACGCGACGGTGACCGGATCCGCTCCGGGGACGAGGTCGTTGTCCGCTCCGCGCGGCGGCGTCGGCGGAGGAGGCGGCGTCGAGATCGGCGGTGTGAACGGTGACGGGGTCGAGAAGGGGCTGGGCCCGAACCCCGACGGCGCGAGGTTGACGCCGCCGGGCGCGGCCGGCTTCTTCGGGACGTTCGGCGTCGGCCGCTGCAACTGGCGCCGGCGGCGCTCCTGCTCCGTCTGGAAGGGGCTGCGGTTGTCGTTGATCGACTCGACGCGCGGCGCGCCCTGGTAGGAGACGTTGTTCTCCGTGCCGACGTAGATCGGCATCAGGTCCTCCTCGTTG encodes:
- a CDS encoding prepilin-type N-terminal cleavage/methylation domain-containing protein, producing the protein MRGIRRSHPAKGETKAARSDRGFTLLELLVVMTIIGILAAIAVPALKNAPQKGREAALREDLFTFRESLDEFHGDKGHYPPDLPTLVTEGYLRKIPIDPITKSADTWQTELEPTPEDEGTSEEPPTPGIMDVHSGSKAKALDGTTYDTW